The proteins below are encoded in one region of Oncorhynchus nerka isolate Pitt River linkage group LG15, Oner_Uvic_2.0, whole genome shotgun sequence:
- the LOC115143111 gene encoding class E basic helix-loop-helix protein 40-like produces the protein MEMERIPSAQPTPKHQQAELSDMQGMDFPMYVYKSRRGMKRGDDSKETYKLPHRLIEKKRRDRINECIAQLKDLLPEHLKLTTLGHLEKAVVLELTLKHVKALTTLLENQQQKILSLQNGMQIEQSSPSQENSEEIFRSGFHVCAKEVLQYLVNQEGHGDLTPSHMVNHLHKVATEVLQGPPRSPCKPRSEETTIHYQHHQAHREKPAGQPPKPSEGHGKNCVPVIQRRYAHAGGEQSGSDTDTDSGYGGEQVEHLALHAGYYGQERQLKRALGEKRASFCITQEDEACHKRSRVESSEDESLSGGESSSSSSSGHGSYMSAYSPHQAQPHPLCMPFYLIPPSAAAYLPMLEKCWYSGAMPMIYPGLGGSAQGMPSDRHAPSPSIMMSPRGRSPSPPTVAQSPMDSPAFLQVLKQVLPMNLETKD, from the exons ATGGAAATGGAAAGGATTCCAAGTGCGCAACCCACCCCCAAGCACCAGCAGGCTGAGCTATCTGACATGCAAGG GATGGATTTCCCTATGTATGTATACAAATCCCGTCGGGGAATGAAACGAGGAGATGATAGCAAG GAAACCTACAAACTGCCTCACCGACTAATCGAGAAGAAAAGGCGTGACAGGATAAACGAGTGCATCGCTCAGTTGAAAGATTTATTGCCCGAGCACCTGAAACTTACA ACTCTTGGCCATCTGGAGAAGGCTGTGGTTTTGGAGCTCACGCTTAAGCATGTGAAAGCTCTAACCACTCTACTGGAAAACCAGCAGCAGAAAATCCTCAGTCTGCAGAATGGCATGCAAATCG AGCAGTCCTCTCCCAGCcaggagaacagtgaggagatCTTCcgctcaggcttccatgtctgtGCCAAGGAGGTGCTGCAATACCTGGTCAACCAGGAGGGTCACGGTGACCTTACACCCTCCCACATGGTCAACCACCTGCACAAGGTGGCCACTGAGGTCCTCCAGGGTCCTCCCCGTAGCCCCTGCAAACCCCGGTCTGAAGagaccaccatccactaccaacATCATCAGGCCCACAGGGAGAAGCCTGCAGGCCAGCCCCCCAAGCCCAGTGAAGGCCATGGGAAGAACTGCGTTCCCGTCATCCAGCGGAGGTATGCCCATGCGGGTGGCGAGCAGAGCGGCAgcgatacagacacagacagcggCTATGGTGGCGAGCAGGTTGAGCATCTGGCGTTGCATGCAGGGTACTACGGCCAGGAGAGACAGCTGAAGAGGGCGCTGGGAGAAAAGAGGGCGTCATTTTGCATTACGCAGGAAGATGAGGCGTGCCACAAACGCAGCCGGGTCGAGTCATCCGAGGACGAGTCTCTCTCAGGCGGAGAgtcatcctcatcctcctccagcGGCCACGGCAGCTACATGAGCGCCTACTCCCCTCACCAGGCCCAACCTCATCCCCTTTGCATGCCCTTCTACCTCATCCCCCCCTCTGCCGCCGCCTATCTGCCCATGCTGGAGAAGTGCTGGTACTCAGGGGCCATGCCCATGATTTACCCTGGCCTGGGAGGCTCCGCGCAGGGCATGCCTAGTGACAGGCATGCCCCCTCTCCCTCGATCATGATGTCCCCCAGGGggcgctctccctctccccctaccgTAGCCCAAAGCCCCATGGACTCCCCAGCCTTCCTCCAAGTGTTAAAGCAGGTACTTCCCATGAACTTGGAAACCAAAGACTGA